A single Cucumis melo cultivar AY chromosome 4, USDA_Cmelo_AY_1.0, whole genome shotgun sequence DNA region contains:
- the LOC103502568 gene encoding cytochrome P450 82A3-like: MVAGGTESTTVTLTWAMSLLLNNPHVLERAQQELDTVVGRDRRLKESDIPNLVYLQSIIKETMRMYPAGPLLGPREFYKDCIVAGYFVPKGTQLIPNLWKIQTDPRVWPDPFKFKPERFLTTHKNVDLKGNNFELIPFGSGRRGCPGVAFGLQMVHFALAGFLHSFDVKNPTKEPIDMSENFGMANEKVVPLNVLVTSRLPSHLYTVN; the protein is encoded by the coding sequence GCCGGTGGAACTGAAAGCACGACAGTAACTCTAACATGGGCGATGTCATTGTTACTAAACAACCCACACGTCCTCGAAAGGGCACAGCAAGAGCTCGACACTGTGGTTGGCCGAGACAGACGACTGAAGGAGTCAGACATACCAAATCTTGTTTATTTACAGTCCATAATCAAAGAGACTATGCGAATGTACCCAGCAGGCCCTTTATTAGGACCACGTGAGTTCTACAAGGACTGCATTGTAGCCGGCTACTTTGTCCCAAAAGGCACCCAATTGATCCCAAACCTTTGGAAGATTCAAACAGATCCACGTGTATGGCCCGACCCATTCAAGTTCAAGCCGGAGCGATTCTTGACAACCCATAAGAATGTGGATTTGAAAGGGAATAATTTTGAGTTGATTCCATTTGGGAGTGGAAGGAGAGGTTGCCCTGGAGTTGCGTTTGGACTTCAAATGGTGCATTTTGCTTTGGCTGGGTTTTTACATTCCTTTGATGTCAAAAACCCGACCAAAGAACCTATTGATATGTCGGAGAATTTCGGAATGGCTAACGAGAAGGTGGTTCCTCTTAATGTTTTGGTCACTTCACGGTTACCTTCTCATCTTTACACAGTAAATTAA